A region of the Arenibacter antarcticus genome:
AGTATATCAGTAGCAGATAATGATAACGACCCTACTAACGAGATTCAAGATGCATCCCAAGTAAGTTATACCAATACAACATCAGGATTAGCAGCAACAAATACTCAAGCAGCAATTGATGAATTGGCAGCAACAAGTACAGATGACCAATATGATGACGAAGTTCTACTACGTGTGCCTATTGACGTTGATGATGCTGGCAAAACAGTGGTAACGAATGAAACAACCATACAGGAGGTAATACAAGCAATTGCACCTATTACTTCAAAAGCGGCAAGGATATTTTATCCTCCTTCTATTGCGGTAGATGCTTCATCAACTGGAACAGGAAGAAAAATAGATTTACATGATCAGTACATTACTCAATTTGGATCGCCTATGGTGTCCAGTAATTTAGCGCCTACTGCAATTCCGACCTATGCCAATACAGAACTTTATTACTATGTTACACATTATGATAATTCGGTGTTTGACAATGTAAGTGTTGACGAATTTGGGGAAATGACCTATGATGTGATCGCAACACCAACAGATTACAATTCCTTGATCAATGTAGTTTTTGTTGTAAAATAAATTAAAAAACCCAATAACCAATTACAACCAACAATTTGAGACCGAACAATCTTTATAGATTATTATTAATCACGCTGGCCTTTGCTTTGCTGAACATAACGGCCTTACATGCCCAGTTTTTGTTGCAGGCATCTAACAGCAGTGATGAACACAACTATAAATGGTATGAAGCATCAGATAGGAATACGATCTTAGGGACCGATTTCTTTTATGAGGTATCCCAACCTGGAATTTATTTTGCTACCTATGATGGGACTCTTTGTGGATCCAATGCCAGTGGTTATTTTATTGTGACCGATTGTTCCAATCCAGATAACGAGGTTGTATTGGATATTTCCAATAACGTAGGTCCAGCCGCCACCTTAAGTTGGTCACCCTCTGTTAGTGGCGATCAATTACGGCCTATGGTTACAGCCACCCAAAGTGTTGCTCGATATACCGCTACGGTAACAAAGGCGGGAAATTCTTTTGATCTCCCCAATTTTACAGTGGTATGTATACAACAGGCCAGTATTTTGGAGGACGATTTTGTGACGATGAATGAAGACGACTCTGTAGTTGTACCCATATTCGATAATGATAGCAATATCCCATCAGATGGTATACTGACCAGCTCAAATCCGTTTAATGGCAATGTATTTATCGCGGATAATAGTACGCCCAACGATCCATCGGACGACATAGTTACTTTTGTTCCCAACCCTAATTTTAATGGGAATACTTCTTTTACCTATACTGTTTGTAATTCCAAGGGCGATTGTAGTACTGCTATCGTAAATGTAAATGTGCTACCAATTGTGGACGCCTTTGAGGATGCTGTAGTTACTTTAGAAAATGAAGCCATTGAGGTCGATGTTATGAGGAACGATAATGACATACCAGTTATCGGCACTTTTATAACCTCCATCCCACCAAATGGAACAGTGGTGGTTAATGATAACGGAACACCAAACAATCTTACCGATGATACGCTAACCTATACTCCCAATACCGATTATGTGGGAACTGACCAGTTTACCTATACCTTGTGTGACGATTCGTTAAATTGTAGTACAGCAAGCGTTAGAGTTATAGTAAATGCGGTGGGTATAGTGAATCTAGATACTGATAACGATGGGATTCTAGATAGTTTTGAAGACCTAAATCTGGATGGCGATAACGATCCATCTACCGATCCAACGGATTCCGACGGCGATGGAATTCCTGATTATTTAGATATTGATAGTGATAATGACGGTATCCCCGATAATGTGGAAGCTCAGACTACTTTGGGTTATATACCACCCAGTGGTATAGATGCCAATAATAATGGTTTGGATGATGCTTACGAACAAAATGGCAACCTTGGACTGTTCCCTGTTGACACGGATGGGGACGGTATGCCCGACTATCTGGATGAGGATAGTGATGATGATGGGGTGCCCGATTATATTGAAGGGCATGACCATAATCACGATGGTATCCCAGATGTAGTTTTCATTGGATCCGATAAGGATAACGATGGTCTGGACGACGGATTTGAAGGTGCTGTACTTATCGATATAGATGTAAACGATGAAATAGACGACCCATTAAATGACCTTCCCAATACGGATGGAGACAATGAGGTGGACTTCAGGGATCCCGATGATGATGGGGACGGTATTCTTACCAGAGATGAAGATACCAATGGCGATGGGAATTGGGCCAACGACGATTTTAATGGCGACGGTATCCCGGATTATTTAGACCCCGATATAGTTGTTTTGGAAGATGGATTGGAAGTGTTTAATGTGATTACTCCCAATAATGACGGAATCCATGATGTGTTGACCATTAAAGGAGTTGAAAACTATCCAAATAATACGATCAAAATATACAATCGTTGGGGGGTTCTGGTATATGCTACCAAGGCTTATAATAATAATTCTAATTATTTTGACGGAACCTCTAAGGGAAGGGTAACCGTAGACCAAGACAATAAATTACCGGTAGGTACTTATTTCTATATATTGGAGTATGCCCAAACAGATCAAAGTAAGCCTACTACCCTAACGGGATATATTTATATAAATAGATAAACGAATGCTATACCCAATAAAAAGACGATTTTCACATCATCAATTTTCATTTTTGTGCATGCTGATCCTTTTATTATTGGGGTTAGAAGTTAAGGCGCAACAAGATGCCCAATATACCCAGTATATGTATAATACGGTAAGCGTAAACCCTGGGTATACAGGGTCTAGGGGCCATATAAGTATTGCGGCCCTTCATAGGTCGCAATGGGTCGGTTTGGAGGGTGCACCCACTACACAGACCTTAAATATACATTCTCCGATTGGATATAGGGGAGTAGGCTTGGGGGTTTCTGTTGTGAACGATAAGATTGGGCCTACTTCAGAAACCTATTTTGATGGCGATTTTTCATATACCATCCATACCTCTAGTGAGGGTAGATTGAGCTTTGGTCTTAAAGCCAGTGCACATCTATTGGATATACGGTTCTCTGAATTAAACCAGGATTATACTAATCCCGGAAAGGTCGATCCTACCTTAGAACACGATATCGACAATAAATTTTCCCCCAATATTGGTGCAGGTGTGTATTATCGCACCAATAAATATTATGTAGGACTCTCAGTCCCTAGATTTTTACAGACCACACATTTTGACGGGCAATCACTTTCAACCGCTCAAGAGCAGATGAATTTTTATCTGATAACAGGCTATGTCTTTGATTTGAATGCCAATTTAAAATTTAAGCCTACCCTATTGTCGAAAGTAGTACAAGGCGCACCCTTGCAATTAGATTTTTCTGCCAACTTTATACTCAATGATAAATTTATTTTGGGGGCAGGGTATAGATGGGATGCCGCAGTAAGTGCTATGGCCGGATTTCAAATATCAAGTGAGTTTTTAATTGGTATCGCATATGACAGGGAAACCACGGAATTAGGGCAAGCTGTATTTAATGATGGTTCTTTTGAGATTATTCTACGCTACGATTTTATAAAGCAATTGACCAATTTAAAATCTCCCCGATTTTTCTAATATTCATCAATTAAGCAGTAGTTTTCCTTCCTTCTTCAAAGTTTCTTTTTAAGAAAGACTTAACCCTTATAATAAGGGAAAGCCTTATTTTTACGCTATGGAAGAAGAAAATGTTATACTGGTAAATGAGTTGGATGAGCAAATTGGGACCATGCCTAAAATGGAGGCCCATGAAAAAGCATTGCTTCATAGAGCTTTTTCGGTTTTTATCATGAACGATAAGGGAGAGACTATGATTCAGCAAAGAGCTGCCCATAAATACCATTCCCCTTTAATTTGGGCAAATACTTGCTGCAGTCACCAAAGGGTTGGCGAATCCAATATTGAAGCAGGGAAAAGGAGACTTATAGAGGAAATGGGATTTGAGACCCCTTTAAAGGAAGTGTTTTCCTTTATCTATAAAGCCCCATTTGATAATGGACTTACAGAGCACGAGTATGATCATGTTATGATAGGGGAATACAATGGAGAACCCAATATAAATCCAGAGGAAGTAGCCGCTTGGAAATGGATGAAACCAGAAGATATTAAAATAGATATCACGGAAAACCCCGATAAATACTCGGCCTGGTTCAAAATTATTTTTGATAAATTTTACGATCATATTACCCAAGATATAAAAGTTGTATGAAAGTTAAAGTAAGCAGAAAAGCGCATTTTAATGCCGCCCATCGACTGTATAGACCGGAATGGGATAATGAAAAAAATGATGCCGTCTTTGGTTTGTGCAACAATCCAAATTTCCACGGTCACAATTACGAGCTTGTAGTTAGTGTAACCGGGAAAATAGACCAAGAAACGGGGTTCGTTATGGATATGAAATTGCTAAAAGACCTTATTAAAGATAAGGTGGAGAACGTATTAGACCATAAAAATCTAAATGTAGAGATTGAATGGTTTAAAACCGTAAATCCGACGGCAGAGAATATCGCGGTATTTATTTGGAACGAACTAAGACCGTCCATCAAATTAAGCCTCGATCTGGAAGTGGTACTTTATGAAACACCTAGGAACTTTGTAACCTTTTCTGGTTAGAATAAGGAATTATGGAGTCTTGAAAATCTAAATCCTCTAAAGTGGTTAGTAGCAAGCTGGGTCTGTAAAAAATTCTAATATAAAATTAACAATAAAATATAACTGATCATGGACCTATACCCATTAAAGTTTGATCCTATCCTAAAAGAAAGGCTTTGGGGAGGAACAAAATTAAAGGAAGTGCTGGGAAAGGAAATAACTAGCGATATTACAGGGGAAAGCTGGGAGCTGTCCGGGGTGGCAGGAGATGTTTCCCTAGTAGCCAACGGCGAATTACAAGGAATCTCATTGCAAGAACTCATAGAAAAGTACCCAGAAGACTTATTAGGAAAAAGCGTTGTTGATAGATTTGGAAGGGAATTTCCAATTCTCATCAAATTTATAGATGCCAAACAAGACCTGTCTATTCAATTGCATCCCAATGATGAATTGGCGAAAAAACGGCATAATTCTTTTGGGAAGACCGAAATGTGGTACATAATGGACGCCGATCAAGACGCAGAACTTATTGTCGGTTTTAACAAGAACGTTAGCAAGACCCAGTATTCCAACAGTATTGAGGAAGATAAATTGTTAGATTTATTAAATTACGAGAAGGTAAAGGAAGGAGATACATTTTTCATCAATACGGGGAAGATACACGCTATTGGCGCGGGCGTCATGTTGGCCGAGATTCAGCAGACCTCCGATGTTACCTATAGGGTGTTCGATTTTAATAGAAAAGATAAGAACGGGAATCTTAGGGAACTGCATACCAATTTGGCCTTAGATGCCATAGACTATGAGAGAAAGGAAGATTTTAAGGTTACCTACGCCCAGAATGAGGATACTGTTAACACTATGGTTTCCTGCCCCTATTTTAATACGAACTTTCTAAATCTGACCCAGCCCTTGGAATTGGATATTGCCCAACGCGATTCCTTTTCGATCTATATGTGTGTGGATGGTTCCGCTACCATATCCAACAACTTTGGCAAAGCAAATTTGAAGAAAGGACAGACCGTATTGATCCCTGCCAAATCTAATAATTTACATATTAATACAACGAATGCAAAACTTTTAGAGGTTACAATCTGAAAATGATTACTTTTGCATAAAATATTTTACCAATGGCAAGTATAAGAGATTTAAAAAAAGACATCAATTACGTTTTAGGCGATATTATTGAAGCGGTATATCTAGTAGACGCTACAGAAAATGGTCAAAATTCTAAAGAGGGAAATGCGGTCATAGATGGCGCAATCGGAACTTTTGATGACCTAATTGAAAAGGTAAACAAAAAAGATGTGGACAACAGACCGGCACATTTAAAAGAAGTTCGTAAGGAATTGGAAATCAAAGCAGCAACTTTGGTAGAGCAGCTTAATAAATTAGGCTAATCCAAAAAATACGTATCAACTAAAAAAAGCATCCCGTTAAGGATGCTTTTTTTGGTTAATACAATATCTTTAATCGTTGATTTACCTGTCTTTGTTGGACTTTTGATCTGCAACGTATTTTTTTAATTCCTTTCCGTATTTAGAATTGGCTACATCGGGGCTAAGTGAGTTGCTTATAGAATCCAAATATTTGATATTGGCATCCGATACTTCTTTTAAGGCGATATATGGGGCAATATAGGAATCGGTATTGTTCATGGCATAATTTAACGCGAACAGATAGCTGCGTTTTATATTCCTATCACTAAGGTTTATAAGTGAATCCATAGCGGCCTGGTCTTTTTGCGTTTTGGGATCGAGGCTAGTCCGTATATACTCTAAATTTTTGGTATTGAATTTGGACATCATTTTTTGATATTCACTTAATTTATCTTGAGTTTTCGAGCCTTTTATTATGGCATCGAAATCAAATGTGTTCCAAGAAGTATTTATGGTAATCTCACCAGGCTCCCCAAAAAAAGTAATTCGATCGTTAATTGCGTTGTTGTCCTTTTTGTCTAGGTATAGGTAAAAGATTTCTGGACTTTCAATATCTGTAGTAAAAGAGAAATTTCCATCCCCATTAATTGTTAGAGAATCAATATTAACCAAGCTGGTATCCGCAATGTGCTGAAGGTACAAGGTGCCCTTTTTTAATCCTTTCACCTTCCCCGAAACGGTCATGGTGTTTTCTGTAGTACCTGCACATGAGGCAATAAAAGCGGCTATTAGGCCAGTAATAAAAATTTTTTTCATAGTCTGTTTATTCGTTCGCAAATATCATTAAAGTTTATGGGATTTTAAACTTTTGAGGCAATTTCCATTAGAATAGTACAAAGAATAGCGCCACCCGTTCCTACAACATAACCAAATACAGCCAATAGTACCCCAACGGAGGTAAGGGAAGGATGGAATTCTGCCGCAACTATTGGGGCCGAGGCTGCGCCGCCAACGTTTGCCTGACTCCCCACAGCGAGAAAGAAATAAGGCGCTTTGATTAACTTTGCCACTAGGATGAGTAGACCAGCGTGAATACTGATCCATACAAAGCCAATTACGATCAGACCGGGATTTTCCAATACCTTGGTCAAATCCATCTTCATTCCAATAGTAGCAACCAGGATATAGATGAATACACTTCCTATTTTACTTGCGCCGGCTCCTTCATAGCTCTTTGCCTTAGTAAATGAAAGCGCAATTCCGAGAATTGTGGCAACTACCACCATCCAGAAAAAATTGGAGCCCAAGAAGGATAAAAAACTCTTTTTATCACTTACGCTTTCAAAAGAACCTAAAAACGAACTAATATAGTCACCAAAAAAATGGGATAAACCTACGGCGGTAAATGCAAAAAAGAGCATCATCATATAATCGGTTAGGGTAGGGACCCTAGTGATCCGCTTCGAAAACTCGGAAACTTTTATCTTTAACTTTTCTATGGCAGAAGTATCTGCCTTAAGCCATTTGTCTATTCTTTTGGTCTTCCCAACACCAAGGAGGATAAGCGCCATCCAAACATTGGCTACCACTATATCTACAAGGACCATTCCGCCATATTTTTCAGGATTGTATTGATATATTTCTAACATTGCAGCCTGATTTGCCCCACCGCCAATCCAACTACCCGCAAGGGTAGACAAACCCCTCCAGATGGCATCAAAATCGTTTCCCCCTACAGTATCAGGTGAAAAAATAGAAATAATCAGAATTGCCAAGGGCCCGCCAATAATTATGCCCACAGATCCCGTAAAAAACATGATTAAGGCTTTAGAACCTAAATTAGAAATGGCCTTCATATCTATACTCAAAGTCATTAGGACCAACGCAGCAGGTAATAAATATCTACTAGCTACAAAATAAAGATTGGAGGTTTTATCCGAAATAAGTCCGCTGCTCGCTAGAATAGAAGGCAGTAAATAACACATTAGAACAGCTGGGACAATGTTGTAGAATTTACTCCAAAAACCAGTTTTTAGGGAGGAGGTGTAAAAAATAAATCCAAGACAAAGGGTTAAAAGTCCAAAAACAACGGTGTCATTGGTGATAAAAGGTTCTGTCATAACGTGTAAAATTCAATTTGCGCCAAATATAATCAAATATATAGATGCTGTTTTATATAATGAGCCACTCCGTCCTCTGTATTTTTTAGGGTTACAGCGTGGGAAATTTTCTTTACTTCTTCCCTCGCATTGCCCACGGCAACACCATGACCTGTATTTTGCAGCATTTCTATATCATTGTAGTTGTCGCCAAAGGCAATCACATCTTTTAAACCTTCCCCTTCTCGCAATAGGAGGGAAATGGCTGTTAGTTTAGATACGGATTTGGGAGCGATCTCAATTAGGGTATCGTTGGATCGATATAGGTTCAATGTGTCTGAAAATGTGTTGAAAAGGATGGGGAAAATTGTGTCCATGCTTTCTTTCTTACCCATCATCATAATTTTATGACCCCCTATGCCTCTAGTTCTCCAATCGGAAATAGTTGCATTGGTGCGTCTGTACTCAGGGAGGGCCTTAGTGTACTTTATCTCCTTTCGGACTCTTTCAGAATATAACTCCACATACCATTCATCTCCGGAATAGAGGCCTAGCTGAATATCCATTTTACTCGCCTTTTTATATATTTCTTCAATTAAGTTTAAAGGGATATAAGTAGAGCTCAATTGATTTCCCCCGTCCAGGACCAATGCCCCGTTATAACAAATAATGGGCTGATTTTCAATTCCCAAGCCTTTTTGTATATAGGTCATAGATTTTGGCATTCTTGCCGAAACTAGAATGACCCGCATATAGCTCCTGATCCTTTTTATTTCGTTGATGGTATAGTCGGACACGTTGTCTTTATAGGTCAATAAGGTGCCATCCAGATCAGAGCATAATATTTTATAATTCATTAATGAGAATTCTATTGGAGTAGTATCCAAGGATTAATTTGGGTCAAATATAAACTTATGCTGATATATATGGCGTAGATTTCTTTGTGGATTAAGATTTCCCAAGGGATTGTTGATAATAAAAATGCTATTCGTCCTTGTCTTTGGGATCTCTTTTCGCTTCTTTGAGCCCTTTCATCAGCAACCATTCTATCTGTCCATTTACACTGCGAAATTCGTCCGATGCCCATTTTTCAATGGCCTTCAGCATATCTTCATTTAATCGTAGTGCAAAAGCTTTCTTTTTACTCATTTTTCAACTTTATTTATCCCTCTTTAGAGTTGCTTTCTATATATGTTATAAAACACAATAGAGGCTTCAGTTTCTTTTTGTGTACCTATCAGAGTGTTCTTTCCGGATTTTAGCTCGAGCTGAACACCTTGATTTCCCCTTACATTACATGTCTTTCCGTTCTTTTGGGGAGATACGATTTCCCCATCCCCATATTAATAGGTATTGCCAAACATTGCGATTGGTGATTGCAGGCCATTGTATGGTTTTTTTCTTGCGGTGAAAAGGTTTAAAACGAAAATGGATTCCGACTAAATCGATTATTGTATACGGTTTCATGGAGAATATCAATCCCATGGTGATTAGCAGAGTAAAATGAATATTAGTTGTACAGTCTTATCCGTGCTGGCCACATTGCCTATGTTTTCTCCTAAAATAACTCAATGAAATATGGCATAAACCCTATGGGATATAATAGTATATGTTTCACCCAACATTGATCAAAACGCTGTGATTTCTTAAGACCGAGCATGGCCTAGTGATTTAAGGTCCCAGTGTTCACTACTGGGGTAACATCCTTATCGGAACAAAGAACCACCATAAGATTGCTTACCATGGCCGCTCTTCTTTCATCGTCCA
Encoded here:
- a CDS encoding gliding motility-associated C-terminal domain-containing protein — translated: MRPNNLYRLLLITLAFALLNITALHAQFLLQASNSSDEHNYKWYEASDRNTILGTDFFYEVSQPGIYFATYDGTLCGSNASGYFIVTDCSNPDNEVVLDISNNVGPAATLSWSPSVSGDQLRPMVTATQSVARYTATVTKAGNSFDLPNFTVVCIQQASILEDDFVTMNEDDSVVVPIFDNDSNIPSDGILTSSNPFNGNVFIADNSTPNDPSDDIVTFVPNPNFNGNTSFTYTVCNSKGDCSTAIVNVNVLPIVDAFEDAVVTLENEAIEVDVMRNDNDIPVIGTFITSIPPNGTVVVNDNGTPNNLTDDTLTYTPNTDYVGTDQFTYTLCDDSLNCSTASVRVIVNAVGIVNLDTDNDGILDSFEDLNLDGDNDPSTDPTDSDGDGIPDYLDIDSDNDGIPDNVEAQTTLGYIPPSGIDANNNGLDDAYEQNGNLGLFPVDTDGDGMPDYLDEDSDDDGVPDYIEGHDHNHDGIPDVVFIGSDKDNDGLDDGFEGAVLIDIDVNDEIDDPLNDLPNTDGDNEVDFRDPDDDGDGILTRDEDTNGDGNWANDDFNGDGIPDYLDPDIVVLEDGLEVFNVITPNNDGIHDVLTIKGVENYPNNTIKIYNRWGVLVYATKAYNNNSNYFDGTSKGRVTVDQDNKLPVGTYFYILEYAQTDQSKPTTLTGYIYINR
- a CDS encoding type IX secretion system membrane protein PorP/SprF, with the translated sequence MLILLLLGLEVKAQQDAQYTQYMYNTVSVNPGYTGSRGHISIAALHRSQWVGLEGAPTTQTLNIHSPIGYRGVGLGVSVVNDKIGPTSETYFDGDFSYTIHTSSEGRLSFGLKASAHLLDIRFSELNQDYTNPGKVDPTLEHDIDNKFSPNIGAGVYYRTNKYYVGLSVPRFLQTTHFDGQSLSTAQEQMNFYLITGYVFDLNANLKFKPTLLSKVVQGAPLQLDFSANFILNDKFILGAGYRWDAAVSAMAGFQISSEFLIGIAYDRETTELGQAVFNDGSFEIILRYDFIKQLTNLKSPRFF
- the idi gene encoding isopentenyl-diphosphate Delta-isomerase gives rise to the protein MEEENVILVNELDEQIGTMPKMEAHEKALLHRAFSVFIMNDKGETMIQQRAAHKYHSPLIWANTCCSHQRVGESNIEAGKRRLIEEMGFETPLKEVFSFIYKAPFDNGLTEHEYDHVMIGEYNGEPNINPEEVAAWKWMKPEDIKIDITENPDKYSAWFKIIFDKFYDHITQDIKVV
- a CDS encoding 6-carboxytetrahydropterin synthase — encoded protein: MKVKVSRKAHFNAAHRLYRPEWDNEKNDAVFGLCNNPNFHGHNYELVVSVTGKIDQETGFVMDMKLLKDLIKDKVENVLDHKNLNVEIEWFKTVNPTAENIAVFIWNELRPSIKLSLDLEVVLYETPRNFVTFSG
- a CDS encoding type I phosphomannose isomerase catalytic subunit, producing MDLYPLKFDPILKERLWGGTKLKEVLGKEITSDITGESWELSGVAGDVSLVANGELQGISLQELIEKYPEDLLGKSVVDRFGREFPILIKFIDAKQDLSIQLHPNDELAKKRHNSFGKTEMWYIMDADQDAELIVGFNKNVSKTQYSNSIEEDKLLDLLNYEKVKEGDTFFINTGKIHAIGAGVMLAEIQQTSDVTYRVFDFNRKDKNGNLRELHTNLALDAIDYERKEDFKVTYAQNEDTVNTMVSCPYFNTNFLNLTQPLELDIAQRDSFSIYMCVDGSATISNNFGKANLKKGQTVLIPAKSNNLHINTTNAKLLEVTI
- a CDS encoding DUF4369 domain-containing protein, whose product is MKKIFITGLIAAFIASCAGTTENTMTVSGKVKGLKKGTLYLQHIADTSLVNIDSLTINGDGNFSFTTDIESPEIFYLYLDKKDNNAINDRITFFGEPGEITINTSWNTFDFDAIIKGSKTQDKLSEYQKMMSKFNTKNLEYIRTSLDPKTQKDQAAMDSLINLSDRNIKRSYLFALNYAMNNTDSYIAPYIALKEVSDANIKYLDSISNSLSPDVANSKYGKELKKYVADQKSNKDR
- a CDS encoding DUF819 domain-containing protein, giving the protein MTEPFITNDTVVFGLLTLCLGFIFYTSSLKTGFWSKFYNIVPAVLMCYLLPSILASSGLISDKTSNLYFVASRYLLPAALVLMTLSIDMKAISNLGSKALIMFFTGSVGIIIGGPLAILIISIFSPDTVGGNDFDAIWRGLSTLAGSWIGGGANQAAMLEIYQYNPEKYGGMVLVDIVVANVWMALILLGVGKTKRIDKWLKADTSAIEKLKIKVSEFSKRITRVPTLTDYMMMLFFAFTAVGLSHFFGDYISSFLGSFESVSDKKSFLSFLGSNFFWMVVVATILGIALSFTKAKSYEGAGASKIGSVFIYILVATIGMKMDLTKVLENPGLIVIGFVWISIHAGLLILVAKLIKAPYFFLAVGSQANVGGAASAPIVAAEFHPSLTSVGVLLAVFGYVVGTGGAILCTILMEIASKV
- a CDS encoding Cof-type HAD-IIB family hydrolase translates to MNYKILCSDLDGTLLTYKDNVSDYTINEIKRIRSYMRVILVSARMPKSMTYIQKGLGIENQPIICYNGALVLDGGNQLSSTYIPLNLIEEIYKKASKMDIQLGLYSGDEWYVELYSERVRKEIKYTKALPEYRRTNATISDWRTRGIGGHKIMMMGKKESMDTIFPILFNTFSDTLNLYRSNDTLIEIAPKSVSKLTAISLLLREGEGLKDVIAFGDNYNDIEMLQNTGHGVAVGNAREEVKKISHAVTLKNTEDGVAHYIKQHLYI
- a CDS encoding Arc family DNA-binding protein — encoded protein: MSKKKAFALRLNEDMLKAIEKWASDEFRSVNGQIEWLLMKGLKEAKRDPKDKDE